In the genome of Mytilus edulis chromosome 3, xbMytEdul2.2, whole genome shotgun sequence, one region contains:
- the LOC139517057 gene encoding uncharacterized PPE family protein PPE12-like codes for MKQLALLVCVLLYARSGDAQAKKATPKPVAVGAVGKMDRNCFDMPQTGMCMGMFVQRWFFSETSGRCFMNRGCFYQGFATIRECNKECRCKQPMNEGAGSGGFNCELEVQKYAFAGEACTPFMYTGCGGNGNRFNSITQCMNTCKVREFEHMEMMGEFGMMGQGFNQMGWNGGNMGNNGGGFRNGMNRNNMNSRGMGNIGRGMGSSGMGMGNNGMGMGNPSNGMGNSNMGMRNPSNGMGNSNMGMGNSNMRMGNPSNGMGNSNMGMGNSNMGMGNPNMGIGNPNMGMGNPNTGMSGWGNGQMGMGNNGGNGMGGNNGQMGMGNNGGNGMRNMGTTVSSMNNQNVGMANTNSGMGSGNPGMGSQKSGTSITQPNQPASLVTGSTSAGATETKASTGIASANPGTGGSKNVRNHILDKSVMSNQGNGQMPGLTNPGTGWPNTGMGNMQNTNNPGMGNTGMNNNPSGSMGTGGRGMNMAQNMPPPQNHNFGQGNSFFGSQRTNSQSSFGNNNAMNPTTTIMPGSTNMATWMYMGVK; via the coding sequence atTGCTTTGACATGCCTCAAACTGGTATGTGTATGGGTATGTTTGTACAAAGATGGTTTTTCAGTGAGACTTCCGGTAGATGTTTTATGAATCGAGGTTGCTTTTATCAGGGATTTGCAACCATACGTGAATGTAATAAGGAATGCAGATGCAAACAACCTATGAACGAGGGAGCTGGAAGTGGAGGTTTCAACTGTGAATTGGAAGTACAAAAGTATGCATTTGCTGGAGAAGCATGTACTCCATTTATGTATACTGGTTGCGGCGGGAATGGAAACAGATTTAATTCTATAACACAGTGCATGAACACGTGCAAAGTAAGAGAGTTTGAACACATGGAAATGATGGGAGAGTTTGGAATGATGGGACAAGGATTTAACCAAATGGGCTGGAATGGGGGGAATATGGGAAACAATGGCGGCGGATTTAGAAACGGAATGAATCGAAATAATATGAACTCTCGTGGTATGGGAAATATTGGTAGGGGTATGGGAAGTAGTGGTATGGGTATGGGAAATAATGGTATGGGTATGGGAAATCCTAGTAATGGTATGGGAAATTCTAATATGGGTATGCGAAATCCAAGTAATGGTATGGGAAATTCTAATATGGGTATGGGAAATTCTAATATGCGTATGGGAAATCCTAGTAATGGTATGGGAAATTCTAATATGGGTATGGGAAATTCTAATATGGGTATGGGAAATCCTAATATGGGTATAGGAAATCCTAATATGGGTATGGGAAATCCAAATACGGGAATGTCGGGATGGGGGAATGGACAAATGGGAATGGGTAATAACGGGGGAAATGGAATGGGTGGTAATAATGGACAAATGGGAATGGGTAATAATGGAGGAAATGGAATGCGAAACATGGGTACTACAGTGAGTAGTATGAATAATCAAAACGTAGGCATGGCAAATACAAATTCTGGAATGGGAAGCGGAAATCCTGGCATGGGAAGCCAAAAATCTGGAACGAGTATCACACAACCCAATCAACCTGCAAGTCTTGTAACTGGTTCTACATCGGCAGGTGCTACAGAAACTAAGGCTAGTACGGGAATAGCGTCAGCTAATCCTGGCACTGGTGGCTCGAAAAATGTCAGAAATCACATTCTTGATAAAAGTGTAATGTCAAACCAAGGAAACGGGCAAATGCCGGGTCTGACTAATCCTGGCACTGGATGGCCTAACACAGGAATGGGGAATATGCAAAACACAAACAATCCTGGAATGGGAAATACTGGAATGAATAATAACCCTTCAGGAAGCATGGGAACAGGTGGAAGAGGAATGAATATGGCCCAAAACATGCCCCCACCTCAAAATCATAATTTTGGCCAAGGAAATTCCTTTTTTGGGTCACAAAGAACTAATTCACAAAGTTCATTTGGAAATAACAATGCAATGAATCCAACTACAACAATAATGCCAGGTTCTACAAACATGGCAACATGGATGTACATGGGAGTTAAATGA